CCACGCCGCGGGCGAAGAGCGCGGGGAGGAGCGGCTCCCCCACCGCCATCTTCCCCAGGGTGGCCGCCTTGACCAGGAGCGAGCGGACCAGCGAGGTGACCGCCACCCCGGGGACGTTGCCGCTGAACACGTGCACGGCCACCCTCGGCCCGAAGGCGCGCACCCGTCCCGGGGCGTGGCGCCGCGGGCGGAAGCCGTCCAGCACCCGCGGGTCCTCCAGCTCCGAGCGGAGCAGCGCGCGGAGGCGGTCCTCCCGCCACTCCGGCGCCATCCGGTCCAGCACCCGGCGCACCATCGGCGCGGAGTAGCCGGTGATGCGCGGGAGCGCCGCCTCCGCAGCCCGGCGCAGCGGGTCCCCGGCGTCCTGGAGCCGCGCCGCCACGCGGTCCACCACGCGCACGACGCGCTGCACCGGCAGCTCCGCCAGGTAGCGGTCGCGCGCCACTGCCAGCGCGTGCACCTGGCGCCGCAGGAGAGCCGCGTCCAGCCGCGGGACGCGGAGCTGCAGCGCCTCCTCGCCCTGGCCGTACGGCCACACGGAGGTGGGAGGATCCGGCAGGGTGGGGAGGTGGTACGCGTCGATCTTCACGGCCTTCTTTCCCTACAGGAAGTCCCAGAACTCCGGGCGCGTCTCCACGACCAGCTCCCAGCGGCCGCCGGCGCCCAGGCCGCGGGCCAGGTCCACGCGGAGGATGTCGTAGAAGATCCCCAGCCCCGCCCCCACGGAAGCGCGGGCACCGTCGCCGGGGGCGTCCGGCCAGCCCTGCCACGGGCCCTCGCCGAAGGGGCGCCTCGTCCACCCCGCCGCGCCGAAGACACGGCCGCGGAGCCAGGGGGCGGCCAGGTCGGCGGAGGCGGTCGCGCGCGTCAGGGCGAAGCGGTCGCCGGCCAGCGAGCGGAGGTCGTACCCGGGGATCGTCCCCCGGCCGCCCAGGTAGAAGAGTCCCTGCACCGGGACGCTTCCCGAGGCGAAGCCGGTGGAGCCGCCCAGCTCCAGCGCCGCGTCCCGCGGAGTCCAGCGGCGGATCCACCCCGCCTCCGCCCAGGACCGGGTCCAGCTGCGGCCGGTCCCGGTCATCGCCCCGCGGACGTCCCATCCGCCGGGATCCATGGTCGCGATCTCCGAGCGCAGCGCCAGGCTCCAGCTCCGGCCGGCGCCGGAGGCGCCGCTGCGCTCCAGCCCCAGCGAGGCGGCCAGCACGGCGCCCTCGTCCACCGGGCGCACGGGGCGGAACCGGCCGAACACCGAGAAGTCCGAGGCGAGCGCGGCGGACTCGTGCTCCTCCAGCCGCACCCCGGCGCCCAGCTTCCAGCCGGGGCGGAGGGCGCGCTCGGCGGAGAGGCCCACCCCGCTCGTGTAGTACGGGTCCGAGTAGTCTTCTCCCGCGAGCAGCGAGGAGAAGGTGTTCAGCACCCCCGAGGCCACCGGGGAGACGCCCAGGTCACGCGGTGTGTGGAGGTACCCCGCGGCGGTGAGCTCCATGCGCGGGCGGCGCACCTGCACCTCCGCCTCCGCCAGCGGGTGCTCCGCGCCGAACGCCCAGCCGCCGCGGACGCGCGCCGTGAGGGCCTCCGAGGGCCGCAGCGCCACGCCGGCTCCCACCACCGCCCCCTCCGCGCGGTTGTAGCGCAGGACCTCGGAGGCGGTCCCCACGTCCAGCCGCGAGGCGGGGAGCCCGCTCAGCATCCGCGCGCGGGCCAGTGCCATCGCCTGCCGGCGCACCTCCGCCAGCTCCGTGTCCGGGCCGATCCCCTCCTCCCGCAGCTCCTCGTACAGTCCCCGCTCGAACGCGAATGCCTCCCGCTGCGCCCGGGGGACCGCCACCACCTGCGGGCCGCGGAAGAACTCGTCCGGGATGGGGTCGTTGAAGCGGTAGTTGGAGACGCGCATGGTCCCGCGGATGACGCCCCCGGCCGGGAAGTCCAGCTCCGG
The Longimicrobiaceae bacterium genome window above contains:
- a CDS encoding acyl-CoA reductase, translating into MKIDAYHLPTLPDPPTSVWPYGQGEEALQLRVPRLDAALLRRQVHALAVARDRYLAELPVQRVVRVVDRVAARLQDAGDPLRRAAEAALPRITGYSAPMVRRVLDRMAPEWREDRLRALLRSELEDPRVLDGFRPRRHAPGRVRAFGPRVAVHVFSGNVPGVAVTSLVRSLLVKAATLGKMAVGEPLLPALFARGVAEEDPQLGECLAVTYWPGGDEALERVALGMADAVVVYGGAEAVASVRAGTPPGTRVLVYGPRLSFGVVGREALGDPEEAARLAAAAALDASTFDQQGCVSPHLFYVEEGGAVEPREWARLLAGAMQAAERELPRGTLARSEASAIRQLRGEAEFAQLAGSGVELHA